From Streptomyces sp. CMB-StM0423, a single genomic window includes:
- a CDS encoding alpha/beta hydrolase: protein MSTQSTDKAPDTTSGEAPETGHITEDLTFRIRTSADPENEWVLSAQLVIPEGGADTVQVLLPGLTYDRRYWQVPGEYDYCDHMLRAGYAVLLLDRVGTGASSRPPAPQLHADSHVETIHHVVQQLRSGTPAGHSFSKIVSVGHSYGAGIAIMEAAAHADIDALVVTGMLHTTSPLYDEVINFFHPGSQDPVLNDASLPQWYMTQRPGLRARMLEHADGMDPELSAHNEKIKSTATIGEGESLPQTYLPEHSRAVKVPVLLVVGEHDALFSSADVDFAATGEAVLAFEADFYAAESELEAHVIPGAGHSLNVHRNATDSYAIVRDWVDRKLSG from the coding sequence ATGTCGACTCAATCCACAGACAAAGCGCCGGATACGACGTCGGGTGAGGCACCGGAAACCGGCCACATTACCGAGGACCTGACCTTCCGTATCCGGACGAGTGCCGACCCCGAGAACGAATGGGTACTGAGCGCTCAGCTCGTCATACCCGAGGGCGGCGCCGACACCGTCCAGGTGCTGCTGCCCGGTCTCACCTACGACAGGCGCTACTGGCAGGTGCCGGGCGAGTACGACTACTGTGACCATATGCTCCGAGCCGGATACGCGGTGTTGCTGCTTGACCGGGTGGGAACGGGAGCGAGCAGCAGGCCCCCGGCGCCACAACTCCACGCGGACAGCCACGTCGAGACCATCCATCACGTGGTGCAGCAGCTCCGTTCCGGCACCCCCGCCGGGCACTCCTTCAGCAAGATCGTCTCGGTCGGCCACTCCTACGGCGCGGGCATCGCCATCATGGAGGCCGCCGCGCACGCCGACATCGACGCGCTCGTGGTCACCGGCATGCTGCACACGACCTCGCCGCTCTACGACGAGGTGATCAACTTCTTCCACCCGGGCTCCCAGGACCCCGTCCTGAACGACGCCTCCCTTCCGCAGTGGTACATGACCCAACGCCCGGGTCTGCGCGCCCGGATGCTGGAGCACGCGGACGGCATGGACCCGGAGCTCTCCGCCCATAACGAAAAGATCAAGTCCACCGCCACCATCGGCGAGGGTGAGAGCCTGCCACAGACCTATCTGCCCGAACATTCCCGTGCGGTCAAGGTCCCGGTCTTGTTGGTGGTGGGAGAGCATGACGCCTTGTTCAGTAGTGCGGACGTGGATTTCGCGGCAACAGGCGAAGCCGTACTCGCCTTTGAGGCGGACTTCTACGCGGCGGAGTCGGAGCTGGAGGCACACGTCATCCCGGGCGCGGGTCATTCATTGAACGTTCACCGAAATGCCACCGACAGCTACGCCATCGTCCGGGACTGGGTGGACCGGAAGCTCTCCGGGTAG
- a CDS encoding class I adenylate-forming enzyme family protein — protein sequence MKKAPRPKNLGGLLESYAGAETPQWSLDRPFDIAPDGGREYDVSGLARLVADMSGRLREAGLRRGDRLAIVKENHHDVVLLAAAAARIGALPAMISTSVAPATLATMMERFDPRVFIASDSVLAAGAAAGVTMTGEKTQVVAIEGDTSLSPGSLALADLAGADVPPMDLRADDEPMICTHTSGTTGVPKLVAHSANTLIGVLTKLETLPIPGLAVGKDDVFASCIAFVHGRAITWTYAQLARPPKKVVVLGGSEPELVAETLKKHRPTVLETCPNLYQRWEPLTESDPEAFSQIRAYLNTFDAIHPSTVRKFMEASRRSRPVWGQVWGQSETGPVAMALYSRNKIRKNAGALNPVTSNVGRPVPFVTRIRLADPETRKPVARGKQGLVLVRTKGLCLTYLGEDERHQEKKWDGWWNTGDIGVRSRTGLLRILDREVDVIPGTSGIELESILLERLQRSTEVIVLGNPGGLPVPVISLSGGTLGKEEWSEATEGLPELAEPKIIDWDEFPRTGTWKVRRFDLRQQVLGSQATYGSGRWT from the coding sequence ATGAAGAAAGCACCACGTCCGAAGAACCTCGGCGGCCTGCTCGAGTCCTACGCCGGCGCGGAGACGCCGCAGTGGAGCCTCGACCGTCCCTTCGACATCGCGCCCGACGGCGGCCGGGAGTACGACGTCTCGGGGCTGGCGCGGCTGGTGGCCGACATGTCCGGGCGGCTCCGCGAGGCGGGCCTGCGGCGGGGTGACCGGCTGGCCATCGTCAAGGAGAACCACCACGACGTCGTGCTGCTGGCGGCCGCGGCCGCCCGTATCGGCGCGCTCCCGGCGATGATCTCCACGTCCGTCGCGCCCGCGACGCTCGCCACCATGATGGAGCGCTTCGACCCCCGCGTCTTCATCGCCTCGGACTCGGTGCTCGCCGCCGGGGCGGCCGCGGGTGTGACGATGACCGGCGAGAAGACCCAGGTGGTCGCGATCGAGGGCGACACCTCGCTCTCGCCGGGATCGCTCGCCCTCGCGGACCTCGCCGGGGCCGACGTACCGCCGATGGATCTGCGCGCCGACGACGAGCCCATGATCTGCACGCACACCTCGGGCACCACCGGCGTGCCCAAGCTGGTCGCGCACTCGGCCAACACCCTGATCGGCGTCCTGACCAAGCTGGAGACGCTGCCCATACCGGGCCTCGCGGTGGGCAAGGACGACGTGTTCGCCTCGTGCATCGCCTTCGTCCACGGGCGGGCCATCACCTGGACGTACGCCCAGCTCGCCCGGCCGCCCAAGAAGGTGGTCGTCCTCGGCGGCTCGGAACCGGAGCTCGTCGCCGAGACGCTGAAGAAGCACCGGCCCACGGTCCTGGAGACCTGCCCCAACCTCTACCAGCGCTGGGAGCCGCTCACCGAGAGCGACCCGGAGGCGTTCAGCCAGATCCGGGCGTACCTCAACACCTTCGACGCCATCCACCCCTCCACGGTGCGCAAGTTCATGGAGGCCAGCCGCCGGAGCCGGCCCGTGTGGGGTCAGGTGTGGGGCCAGAGCGAGACGGGCCCGGTGGCGATGGCGCTCTACTCGCGGAACAAGATCCGCAAGAACGCGGGCGCGCTGAACCCGGTGACCAGCAACGTGGGCAGGCCCGTTCCGTTCGTCACCCGGATCCGGCTGGCCGACCCGGAGACCCGCAAGCCGGTGGCCCGCGGGAAGCAGGGGCTCGTCCTGGTGCGCACCAAGGGCCTGTGCCTCACCTACCTCGGCGAGGACGAGCGGCACCAGGAGAAGAAGTGGGACGGGTGGTGGAACACCGGCGACATCGGCGTGCGGTCCCGCACCGGGCTGCTGCGGATCCTCGACCGCGAGGTGGACGTCATCCCGGGGACGAGCGGCATCGAGCTGGAGAGCATCCTGCTGGAGCGGCTGCAGCGGTCCACCGAGGTGATCGTGCTCGGCAACCCCGGCGGCCTGCCGGTCCCGGTGATCAGCCTGTCCGGCGGCACGCTCGGCAAGGAGGAGTGGAGCGAGGCCACGGAGGGACTTCCCGAGCTCGCCGAGCCGAAGATCATCGACTGGGACGAGTTCCCCCGCACCGGCACCTGGAAGGTCCGGCGGTTCGACCTGCGCCAGCAAGTGCTCGGCTCCCAGGCCACGTACGGCTCCGGCCGCTGGACCTGA
- a CDS encoding MMPL family transporter codes for MALTSPKKVVGLTLLVVFLFGGASAGLQDRLTMGGYESTGTESYKAAQELEKTFEQGEPNLALVVEDARGVDDPEVAAAGGRLTEKLADEADVTNVVSYWSSEQAPALRGESGEQALVLGRITGDFDDVIDRVEKLDEDYTGKVDGLEVTTGGSAMMWLENTTKAAEDATKAEFMVFPLVLLVLIIIFGGVVAALLPLSVAICAMLTSMGVLFGITFLTDTSNVVVNTTTFLGIGLGIDYSLLFVTRYREELRRGKEIPEAISTTLHTAGRTVLFSAFTVAAAFLGLLALPFTMMRSLAIGCIVTSLLAAFLTVILLPGLLKWLGPRIEKWRLIRRKSDPSEDGGGSWHKLATGVMRRPIAVTVLVLAIVVPLGLPALNMNLRLPDESVLATDAQSAEVATVLREDFDSREQQPVQIVATNTGAPDQQTGEIDDYAKRLSQLPGATRVDTLTGTYEDGQLAAEPGPASARFAVDDGVYFSMIPAADPYSDAGTDLVEDVRAEKAPFDVQVGGQAAVSTDTFDTLVDRLPIAGAILFVIMFILLFLLTGSILLPLKAMVLTALSLTATFGALVFIFQDGNLMWLVGDFVETGGITWTAPIMIFAMAFALSMDYEVFMISRIKEEYDRTGDNELAVASGLERVGKVVTYAALLLSLVFLVLLTSGISYMKAIGIGMALAIVMDATLIRGGLLPAFMKLMGSANWWAPKPLKALHTRFGIREGEDLAPAPAATGTDTDASLAAQKQ; via the coding sequence ATGGCGCTCACGTCACCGAAGAAGGTGGTGGGACTGACCTTACTGGTCGTCTTCCTCTTCGGTGGCGCTTCGGCGGGGCTGCAGGACCGGCTGACCATGGGCGGATACGAGTCCACCGGCACCGAGTCGTACAAGGCGGCCCAGGAACTGGAGAAGACGTTCGAGCAGGGGGAGCCCAACCTCGCGCTCGTCGTCGAGGACGCCCGCGGCGTGGACGACCCGGAGGTGGCGGCGGCCGGCGGCCGGCTCACCGAGAAGCTGGCGGACGAAGCGGACGTCACCAACGTGGTGTCCTACTGGTCTTCCGAGCAGGCCCCCGCGCTGCGCGGGGAGTCGGGCGAACAGGCCCTCGTCCTCGGTCGGATCACCGGTGACTTCGACGACGTCATCGACCGGGTGGAGAAGCTGGACGAGGACTACACCGGCAAGGTGGACGGCCTTGAGGTGACCACCGGCGGCTCCGCCATGATGTGGCTGGAGAACACCACCAAGGCCGCCGAGGACGCGACCAAGGCCGAATTCATGGTCTTCCCGCTCGTGCTTCTCGTTCTCATCATCATCTTCGGCGGCGTCGTGGCCGCTCTGCTGCCGCTCTCCGTGGCGATATGCGCGATGCTGACGTCGATGGGCGTGCTGTTCGGCATCACGTTCCTCACCGACACCTCCAACGTGGTGGTCAACACGACCACGTTCCTGGGCATCGGCCTCGGCATCGACTACAGCCTGCTCTTCGTCACCCGGTACCGCGAGGAACTGCGCCGGGGCAAGGAGATCCCGGAGGCGATCAGCACCACCCTGCACACCGCGGGACGGACGGTGCTGTTCTCGGCGTTCACCGTCGCCGCCGCCTTCCTGGGGCTGCTCGCGCTGCCGTTCACCATGATGAGGTCGCTGGCCATCGGCTGCATCGTCACCTCGCTGCTGGCCGCGTTCCTCACGGTGATCCTCCTGCCGGGGCTGCTGAAGTGGCTCGGCCCGCGGATCGAGAAGTGGCGTCTGATCCGGCGCAAGTCCGACCCGTCCGAGGACGGCGGCGGTTCCTGGCACAAGCTGGCGACCGGCGTGATGCGCCGCCCCATCGCGGTGACCGTGCTGGTCCTCGCCATCGTCGTCCCCCTCGGCCTGCCCGCACTCAACATGAACCTGCGGCTCCCGGACGAGAGCGTGCTCGCCACGGACGCCCAGTCCGCCGAGGTCGCCACGGTGCTGCGCGAGGACTTCGACTCGCGCGAGCAGCAGCCGGTCCAGATCGTCGCCACGAACACCGGCGCACCGGACCAGCAGACCGGCGAGATCGACGACTACGCCAAGCGGCTGTCCCAACTGCCCGGCGCCACCCGGGTGGACACCCTCACCGGCACGTACGAGGACGGGCAGCTCGCCGCCGAACCCGGCCCGGCGTCCGCCCGGTTCGCCGTGGACGACGGCGTGTACTTCTCGATGATCCCCGCCGCGGACCCGTACTCGGACGCCGGCACCGACCTGGTCGAGGACGTCCGGGCGGAGAAGGCGCCGTTCGACGTACAGGTCGGCGGGCAGGCGGCCGTGAGCACGGACACGTTCGACACGCTCGTGGACCGGCTGCCGATCGCCGGCGCCATCCTCTTCGTGATCATGTTCATCCTGCTGTTCCTGCTGACCGGGAGCATCCTGCTGCCGCTCAAGGCGATGGTGCTCACCGCGCTCAGCCTCACCGCCACCTTCGGCGCGCTGGTGTTCATCTTCCAGGACGGCAACCTGATGTGGCTGGTCGGCGACTTCGTCGAAACCGGCGGCATCACCTGGACGGCGCCGATCATGATCTTCGCCATGGCCTTCGCCTTGTCCATGGACTACGAAGTCTTCATGATCTCCCGCATCAAGGAGGAGTACGACCGCACCGGTGACAACGAGCTGGCGGTCGCCTCCGGCCTGGAGCGGGTCGGCAAGGTGGTGACCTACGCCGCGCTGCTGCTCTCGCTGGTCTTCCTGGTCCTGCTCACCTCGGGCATCAGCTACATGAAGGCCATCGGCATCGGCATGGCACTGGCGATCGTCATGGACGCCACGCTCATCCGGGGCGGCCTGCTGCCCGCGTTCATGAAGCTCATGGGCAGCGCCAACTGGTGGGCACCCAAGCCCCTCAAGGCGCTGCACACCCGCTTCGGCATCAGGGAGGGGGAGGACCTGGCCCCGGCGCCGGCCGCCACCGGCACCGACACCGACGCCTCCTTGGCTGCGCAGAAGCAGTAG
- a CDS encoding nucleotide sugar dehydrogenase, translating to MKKIVIMGQGYVGLPLAMLAAEAGNTVVGFDVSEERVKRLCAGESFVEDIAPERLASALASGNYRPTTDEKQIDGFDVAVISVPTPLREGAPDLRHIESATGMVGRFLRRGATVVLESTTYPGTTEELVAPILEESSGLTAGEDFQLGYSPERIDPGNRTWTLDRTPKVVSGVNEKSLAAVDDFYGGLIENTVPVGSTRVAELTKLVENTFRHVNIALVNELAIFARELGIDVWEAIDTASTKPFGFMRFTPGPGVGGHCLPVDPVYLSWRVNRALGQRFRFVELANDVNDHMPGYVVQRLISALNERRMSVNGARVLVLGLAYKPDTGDARESPAVRVIEAMLRMGAKVRAVDPHVVEPIAIDDRVMRAELVPEEIEQADAVLLITDHSSFDYELVVEHAPYVLDCRRRLPAGPTVEYL from the coding sequence ATGAAGAAGATCGTCATCATGGGCCAGGGCTACGTCGGTCTCCCGCTCGCCATGCTGGCTGCAGAAGCGGGCAACACGGTCGTCGGTTTCGACGTCAGTGAGGAGCGGGTCAAGAGGCTGTGCGCCGGCGAGTCCTTCGTCGAGGACATCGCACCGGAACGGCTCGCGAGTGCGCTGGCGTCGGGCAACTACCGGCCCACCACCGACGAGAAGCAGATCGACGGGTTCGACGTCGCGGTCATCAGCGTCCCCACCCCGCTGCGGGAGGGGGCGCCCGACCTCCGGCACATCGAGTCGGCGACGGGCATGGTGGGACGCTTCCTGCGCCGGGGCGCCACCGTCGTGCTGGAGTCCACCACGTACCCCGGGACCACCGAGGAACTGGTCGCCCCCATCCTCGAAGAGAGTTCGGGGCTGACCGCGGGCGAGGACTTCCAGCTCGGCTACAGCCCGGAACGGATCGACCCGGGCAACCGCACCTGGACCCTGGACCGTACGCCCAAGGTCGTCTCCGGAGTGAACGAGAAGTCGCTGGCGGCCGTCGACGACTTCTACGGCGGGCTCATCGAGAACACCGTCCCGGTCGGCTCCACCCGGGTCGCCGAGCTGACCAAGCTGGTGGAGAACACCTTTCGCCACGTCAACATCGCCCTGGTGAACGAGCTGGCGATCTTCGCCCGCGAACTCGGGATCGATGTGTGGGAGGCCATCGACACGGCCTCGACCAAGCCGTTCGGCTTCATGCGGTTCACCCCGGGTCCCGGAGTCGGCGGCCACTGCCTGCCGGTGGACCCGGTCTATCTGTCCTGGCGCGTCAACAGGGCCCTGGGGCAGCGCTTCCGCTTCGTGGAGCTGGCCAACGACGTCAACGACCACATGCCCGGCTACGTCGTCCAGCGGCTGATCTCCGCGCTCAACGAGCGGCGGATGTCGGTCAACGGCGCCCGGGTCCTGGTGCTGGGACTCGCGTACAAGCCGGACACGGGCGACGCCCGGGAGTCACCTGCGGTGCGGGTCATCGAGGCCATGCTGCGGATGGGCGCGAAGGTGCGTGCGGTGGATCCGCACGTGGTCGAGCCGATCGCCATCGACGACCGGGTGATGCGGGCCGAGCTGGTCCCCGAGGAGATCGAGCAGGCCGACGCCGTGCTGCTGATCACCGATCACTCCTCGTTCGACTACGAACTGGTCGTCGAGCACGCCCCCTACGTCCTGGACTGCCGTCGCCGGCTGCCCGCGGGCCCGACGGTGGAGTACCTGTGA
- a CDS encoding glycoside hydrolase family 25 protein, which yields MTIKGIDVSSHQSGNYSTRGMDFVFVKASEGRSYVNPKQGDQATHGREAGLVLGFYHFLWPGNIKAQAQYFVDKAKEKPGDMLACDWEHTSEGTAASNKEKDAFIKEVKRLRPRHKVLLYCNRDFWLNRDTTSYAGDGLWIAQYNGKPGKPDIQASWRFHQYTSSPIDTNVGRFTSRSALRSWARERFDAKLTAEATDAGTETGQPAGTAAGGGAEDTE from the coding sequence ATGACCATCAAGGGCATCGACGTCAGTTCGCACCAGTCAGGCAACTACTCCACGCGAGGCATGGACTTCGTCTTCGTCAAGGCGTCGGAAGGCCGCAGCTACGTCAACCCCAAGCAGGGCGACCAGGCCACGCACGGCCGCGAGGCGGGTCTGGTGCTGGGCTTCTACCACTTCCTCTGGCCGGGCAACATCAAGGCGCAGGCCCAGTACTTCGTCGACAAGGCGAAGGAGAAGCCGGGCGACATGCTCGCCTGCGACTGGGAGCACACCAGCGAGGGCACCGCGGCGAGCAACAAGGAGAAGGACGCCTTCATCAAGGAGGTGAAGCGGCTGCGCCCGCGCCACAAGGTGCTCCTCTACTGCAACCGCGACTTCTGGCTCAACCGCGACACCACCAGCTACGCCGGCGACGGCCTCTGGATCGCCCAGTACAACGGCAAGCCCGGCAAGCCGGACATCCAGGCGTCGTGGCGCTTCCACCAGTACACGTCGTCGCCGATCGACACGAACGTGGGCCGCTTCACCTCGCGTTCCGCGCTGCGCTCGTGGGCGCGGGAGCGGTTCGACGCGAAGCTCACGGCGGAGGCGACGGACGCCGGGACGGAGACCGGACAGCCGGCCGGGACCGCGGCCGGAGGCGGAGCCGAGGATACGGAATGA
- a CDS encoding UbiA family prenyltransferase: protein MSETLQEGRAAPPGKRLSAFVSLAKLSFFDYYLSAFVVWTMLPPGTRDDPVTVWTLAVLTLGWVGVCAATVAFDDVTGFRDGSDQFNYDPEQKQLRSRKRKPLLDGRLTEREAVRFGYAALLTGLVWLGLAVLTSPHRPVWVLLLTVFLVFISVQYSYGLRLSYRGGQELVLLLSTGLVVLIPYGLTHGELTGIVALEAYLFGLWSLLVSVYSNINDVDGDRAAGRRNLAIMLPAPVYRGVIAVLSLSETAVIVLACALGAVPWWFGFFLAPLVAVRVVQMATGLVRHDPLKARKLGGQAHRLGVVLIIVANLFAV from the coding sequence ATGAGCGAGACCCTGCAAGAAGGACGGGCGGCGCCGCCCGGGAAGAGGCTGAGCGCCTTCGTCAGCCTGGCGAAGCTGTCGTTCTTCGACTACTACCTGTCCGCGTTCGTGGTGTGGACGATGCTGCCACCCGGGACGCGGGACGACCCGGTCACCGTGTGGACGCTGGCCGTGCTCACGCTCGGCTGGGTGGGCGTCTGTGCCGCGACCGTCGCGTTCGACGACGTCACGGGCTTCCGGGACGGCAGCGACCAGTTCAACTACGACCCCGAGCAGAAGCAGTTGCGCAGCCGCAAGCGCAAGCCGCTCCTCGACGGGCGGCTGACCGAGCGGGAGGCCGTACGGTTCGGCTACGCCGCCCTGCTCACCGGCCTCGTCTGGCTGGGGCTCGCGGTGCTGACCTCGCCGCACCGGCCGGTCTGGGTCCTGCTGCTGACCGTCTTCCTCGTCTTCATCAGCGTGCAGTACTCGTACGGCCTGCGGCTGAGCTACCGGGGCGGGCAGGAGCTGGTGCTGCTGCTGAGCACCGGTCTGGTGGTGCTGATCCCCTACGGCCTGACCCACGGGGAGCTGACCGGCATCGTGGCCCTGGAGGCGTACCTCTTCGGCCTGTGGAGCCTGCTGGTCTCGGTCTACTCCAACATCAACGACGTCGACGGCGACCGGGCCGCGGGCCGCAGGAACCTCGCGATCATGCTCCCCGCCCCGGTGTACCGCGGGGTCATCGCGGTGCTGAGCCTGTCCGAGACCGCCGTCATCGTGCTCGCCTGCGCTCTCGGCGCCGTGCCGTGGTGGTTCGGGTTCTTCCTCGCCCCGCTGGTCGCGGTGCGCGTCGTCCAGATGGCGACCGGCCTGGTCCGGCACGACCCTCTGAAAGCCCGGAAGCTCGGCGGTCAGGCGCATCGGCTCGGTGTGGTCCTGATCATCGTCGCCAACCTGTTCGCCGTCTGA
- a CDS encoding NAD-dependent epimerase/dehydratase family protein, giving the protein MSGPPQRVLVTGATGFIGGAVTRALLAAGREVTALVRDTSRAGDLAEAGARLHTGDMLRPETYVPLVDDVDAVVHAAQIRFSGRMSKTTLAVMREADRVMSDALAHACLKAGNRLLYAAGTFVYGDHGAEWIDESTPHTPAPLGAGHADGAARLRALTAQGLDSVVLYAGFVYGPGGNFKAAFYDQGRAGRLRRPGDGRNYWSCVHLSDLAAGYLAALDRAPAGSGYNLVDDEPLPLAEFTRTIAREMGVSRVSGVPGFAASLALGRPVAASLMTSYRVSNRRARADLGWAPAHPTVADGLPGTLEALAAALPRHGSSTKQRGR; this is encoded by the coding sequence GTGAGCGGGCCGCCGCAGCGCGTCCTGGTCACCGGCGCGACCGGCTTCATCGGCGGCGCGGTGACCCGGGCGCTGCTCGCCGCGGGCCGCGAGGTGACGGCGCTGGTACGCGACACGTCCAGGGCCGGGGACCTCGCCGAGGCCGGCGCCCGGCTGCACACCGGCGACATGCTGCGCCCGGAGACGTACGTGCCGCTCGTGGACGACGTGGACGCCGTGGTGCACGCGGCCCAGATCCGCTTCAGCGGCAGGATGTCCAAGACCACGCTCGCCGTGATGCGCGAGGCGGACCGGGTGATGTCCGACGCCCTGGCCCATGCCTGCCTGAAGGCCGGCAACCGGCTGCTGTACGCCGCCGGAACGTTTGTGTACGGCGACCACGGCGCCGAGTGGATCGACGAGTCCACCCCGCACACCCCCGCGCCGCTGGGCGCCGGCCACGCGGACGGCGCCGCCCGACTGCGCGCCCTGACGGCGCAGGGCCTCGATTCCGTGGTGCTCTACGCCGGCTTCGTCTACGGCCCCGGCGGCAATTTCAAGGCCGCGTTCTACGACCAGGGGCGCGCCGGCCGGCTGCGCCGCCCCGGCGACGGCCGGAACTACTGGAGTTGCGTCCACCTGTCCGACCTGGCCGCCGGCTACCTGGCCGCGCTGGACCGGGCGCCGGCCGGCAGCGGCTACAACCTGGTCGACGACGAACCGCTGCCGCTCGCCGAGTTCACCCGCACCATCGCCCGCGAGATGGGCGTCTCACGGGTGTCGGGGGTGCCGGGATTCGCCGCCTCCCTGGCACTGGGCCGCCCGGTGGCCGCCTCGCTCATGACGTCGTACCGCGTGTCCAACCGCCGCGCACGCGCGGACCTCGGCTGGGCCCCGGCCCACCCCACCGTGGCCGACGGCCTGCCCGGAACCCTGGAGGCCCTCGCGGCCGCACTACCACGACACGGCTCCTCCACGAAGCAGCGCGGAAGGTGA
- a CDS encoding NAD(P)/FAD-dependent oxidoreductase, protein MSRNLSGTWDGAGHAIVIGSSLAGLTAAAVLARHMERVTVIERDRLPSDAQWRPGVAQSRHAHNLMAAGHQGLGTLFPGIQQELLDAQMVSVRVPEDMLMLAPGGWIPRFETGMTMMTGTRDIVDAVVRDRLRAEPKVTFLQEHEVVGLQGGPGDSVSGVRVRAKDKDAKGGWGEPEPMAAEFVVDAAGRKSRAPQWLGELGYDKPAESVVDAKTAYGTTVYEPPVGHAADWKCILLLATPENPRQGILNPIEDGRWMVSVSASGGNRPPTDHEGMLEGAKSLRHPVVYEAIKDATPVGPVYGSGRTENRWRHFEKLRRWPDRFLVIGDALAAFNPSYGQGMSVAVQSALLLDRMLESRGTAGGTQRLRRALSKQVAVAWQLATAIDLHYPWAAEASPPDLPTRLGMRYVDRVGAAAPTDHDAARVVLELAQLLAAPTAVFRPRVLRSAVRGPRGHVSADPPRAPHRAETAPGADDRAISSPSNRKTRSS, encoded by the coding sequence ATGAGTAGGAACCTGAGCGGCACGTGGGACGGTGCCGGCCACGCCATCGTGATCGGCTCCAGCCTCGCCGGGCTCACCGCCGCCGCCGTACTGGCCCGTCACATGGAGCGGGTCACCGTCATCGAGCGGGACCGGCTGCCGAGCGACGCGCAGTGGCGTCCGGGAGTCGCGCAGTCGCGGCACGCGCACAACCTCATGGCCGCCGGGCACCAGGGCCTGGGCACACTGTTTCCCGGGATCCAGCAGGAGCTTCTCGACGCGCAGATGGTGTCGGTCCGGGTGCCCGAGGACATGCTCATGCTCGCCCCGGGCGGCTGGATACCCCGGTTCGAGACCGGCATGACGATGATGACGGGCACCCGCGACATCGTCGACGCGGTCGTCCGCGACCGGCTGCGGGCGGAGCCGAAGGTCACCTTCCTCCAGGAGCACGAGGTGGTCGGCCTGCAGGGCGGCCCCGGCGACTCGGTCAGCGGCGTCCGCGTACGCGCCAAGGACAAGGACGCCAAGGGCGGCTGGGGCGAACCGGAGCCGATGGCCGCGGAGTTCGTCGTCGACGCGGCCGGACGCAAGTCCCGCGCACCGCAGTGGCTCGGCGAACTGGGCTACGACAAGCCCGCCGAGAGCGTCGTGGACGCCAAGACCGCCTACGGCACCACCGTCTACGAGCCTCCCGTCGGCCACGCGGCCGACTGGAAGTGCATCCTGCTGCTCGCCACCCCCGAGAACCCCAGGCAGGGCATCCTCAATCCCATCGAGGACGGGCGCTGGATGGTCTCGGTCTCCGCCAGCGGCGGCAACCGCCCGCCCACGGACCACGAAGGGATGCTGGAAGGCGCCAAGTCACTCCGCCACCCCGTGGTGTACGAGGCCATCAAGGACGCGACCCCGGTCGGCCCGGTGTACGGCTCGGGCCGCACCGAGAACCGGTGGCGCCACTTCGAGAAGCTGCGCCGCTGGCCCGACCGCTTCCTGGTGATCGGCGACGCGCTGGCGGCCTTCAACCCCTCGTACGGACAGGGGATGTCCGTCGCGGTGCAGAGCGCGCTGCTCCTCGACAGGATGCTGGAGAGCCGCGGGACGGCCGGCGGCACCCAGCGGCTCCGCCGCGCCCTGTCCAAGCAGGTCGCCGTCGCGTGGCAGTTGGCCACGGCCATCGACCTGCACTACCCCTGGGCCGCCGAGGCGAGCCCGCCCGATCTGCCGACCCGGCTCGGCATGCGCTACGTCGACCGCGTCGGCGCCGCCGCGCCGACGGACCACGACGCGGCCCGGGTGGTGCTGGAGCTCGCCCAGCTCCTGGCCGCACCGACCGCGGTGTTCCGCCCGCGCGTGCTCAGGTCCGCGGTGCGCGGGCCGCGCGGACACGTATCCGCCGACCCCCCGCGCGCCCCGCACCGGGCCGAGACCGCTCCTGGAGCGGACGACCGGGCGATCTCTTCGCCCTCCAACCGGAAAACAAGGAGTAGCTGA